The Saccharolobus shibatae B12 genomic interval AGTTTTTAAGACGTGCTAAAACATCTCTTTTTTGACAATATTACATTGAAACATCAACTATGAATCCCTTTTAATATAGAAACTTTTTAATTTATACCAGGAAATTAATAAAATATATTTAAATAAAACACGGGGAATATATACTTTTAACGTTAAAGTTTATATATTAAAATGTGTGTATATAGATTAGGATATAAAAATGAACATCCGAGATAAATGGGGTGAAGAGGAAAAAAGACTTGAATACGAGTGGTCCGAAGATCCAAGGTGGAAAGGAATAAAGAGAAATTATAAGCCCTTGGATGTGGTAAAACTAAGAGGATCTATCAGAATTGAGTATAGTATAGCTAAGTTAGCCTCTCATAAACTTTGGAACTTGCTAAATACTGAGCCCTATGTGGCAACATTTGGGGCACTAACGGGTTCCCAGGCAGTAGAAATGGCAAAAGCGGGCCTTAAGGCAATTTACGTAAGCGGATGGCAAGTAGCTGCGGATAACAATTTATCAAATCAAACTTATCCAGACTTGAGCTTATACCCATCTAACAGTGTTCCAAACTTAGTAAAGAGGTTAAACAACGCTCTTTTAAGGGCTGACCAAATATCCTGGAGTGAGGGTAAACGGGATATTGATTACTTACTGCCTATTGTTGCAGATGCTGAAGCTGGTTTTGGTGGTCCAATTCACGTTTTCGAATTAACGAAAGCCCTAATAGAGGCAGGGGCTGCGGGCGTACATTTTGAAGATCAATTGGCAGCGGAGAAAAAGTGTGGACATTTGGGAGGAAAAGTTCTAATTCCAATAAGTGCATTTATAAGAGTACTAAACGCTGCAAGACTAGCATCTGACGTATTAGGAGTACCCACAATACTAATAGCAAGGACAGATGCACTGAATGCTAAATACTTATCTAATGATGTAGATGAGACTGATAATCAATTCTTAACTGGAAAAAGAACACCAGAGGGATATTATGAGATTAGGGGAGGTATTGAATACGCTATCGCCAGAGGATTAGCTTATGCACCCTATGCGGATCTATTATGGTTTGAGACTTCTAAGCCAGATTTGGAAGAGGCTAGGCAATTTGCAGAGGCTATTCACACTCATTACCCAGGTAAGTTGTTAGCATATAACCTATCCCCCTCATTTAACTGGAAGAAATTTATGGATGATTCCAAAATTAGCAAGTTCATGAACGAATTAGGAGAAATGGGCTATAAATTCCAATTCATAACCCTTGCAGGTTGGCACTTAATTAACTACCATACATTCAAATTGGCGAGAGCGTATAGAAACGAAGGAATGCCAGCATATGTAAGACTACAGGAGTTAGAGTTCCAAGCGCAAACAGAAGGGTATACGGCTGTAAGTCATCAGAGAGAGGTTGGAACAGATTACTTCGACCTAGTGTTAACAATAGCGTCTGGGGGAGAAGCGTCCACTACTGCGATGGAAGGTTCCACTGAAGCTGAACAGTTTGTAGAGACAAAACAGAAAGTATTGAAATAAAAGGTAAGATAACAGATCTTCCGCATATAGTACTTGGTTAATCTCTTCATTAAAAAAGAATCATTTTTAGTTACATGCATGTATTCGTTTCTTTTTTTTAATATTCTGAAAACTCCTTGTGAATTGCTTCGGTTTTATCAGGGCTAACGCGAAACTTACCTTTAAATCAGCACTTGATTTTTAATTTAAAAAAATGATGAACTTAACACCTAAGAAAATTGACGGATTCAACAAAGCATCTAAAAATTCAAACACAGTTACATAATGGGCTATGTTATAAGGTATATAATAGGGATTTGGGTTTCATCTTTTCATGAAATCACATTCAATCCTTTATCCTTAATAGATATTAAGGTTAGGAAATGATATTTAGATATAACAGATCTATAATTTGGTAATTTGTTGATGTAATTTTTTAAAAAATAAAATTGAATTTAGACTTTAGTTTCTTTTCCCCGATGTCTACATCTCTAGTCTCTCTTAATGTCAGAACTCCTAACCTGTTATATTTTTTACTAATAGATATCGAATAAGATGATTACATGAGGACACCCCAATTTATAATAATATATATTTCAAACATAGAGGTTCGAATATATTACTAACAAATGTCTAAGATAAAAGTATTCAAATAAAAGTATACATTAAGTCAACTAGTCTTATTGTTGAAATTTTTTAGATTGAATATTAATTGCTGAGTACTATTCTGGTACCATACCCTAAAAATTTATTTGAAAGTAATTAGGTATAACCATTATTATGATTCGATTATTAGACTAATAGCAGCAATCAGTAGTTTGATTAATAGAGATTTCAACCACCAATTGTCTACATATTTCCTCCTATAATATATATTTCAAAGAATCCCTTAAGCATATATAATTTAGCATAATTAAGGGTATAGATTTAGTTAATTATTTGTACTTTATTAGTTACGAGTGTAGACACAATTTCGTTAACTATTAGAATAAAGTACCTCCTCTCAATTTAGATGAATTGTTGACGAGAATATGTAGCAAAGTTTAGACTTACCCCTACGGTGACAAATGTAGCTAACCCATAGTCTTTTTCATAATAGTTGCGAAGGGGGGACTAGAAGGGATTATCAAATTTAGCGGAGAGATGCCAGGAAATGGACTAGCCAAGAAGATTAAAAAGCAGGATCAGAAAACTCCTCAAAAAGAAGCCCAAGAACCTAAACGAAACCAAAGCAAGAGGAATACTACTATACTTGGAAGGAATGAAAACTAGAAAAATAGCCAAAATACTACAAGTGCACTTGAGCACAGTCTATAGATGGATCAACCAATTCCACAAAGAAGGAGAAAAATGCCTATTCTACAAGGAGAGAAAGGGGAGGAAAAAGAAGGTTGACGAAAAGGAAATAAGTGCAGAAGAACTCCAAGGCAAAACCATATGGGAAGCAAAAGCCTACATAGAGGAGAAATTTCACGTTAAATCAAGCTACGTAACAGTTTGGGGAATGTGAGGAAGAGATTGAGAATTTCCTACGTAAAGCCTTATAAGTTTAACAAGAAGAGGCATTTAATGCTGATGATATTTTGAGAAATGGACTAAAGAATGTTATCAAGAACGGCGGTTTTCATGAATGAGTCCGATATTCATCACGACCCTTCTAAGGTTGGGAGTGTATAATGTTCGCGTTGATTATCCCGGTAAGAAGCTTAATGTTCTCGCTTCTATTCCCTTGTTTGACGGTGTTCCTTTTTCATGTCCACTAATTCCAATGTTAATTCTAGGGTATTTGTGGAGTTTCTTCATTTGCTTAGGGTTAGGAATTCCGGTCCTATCGTGTTGATACTTGATAATGCCAAGTTTCACGAGAATGCTTACGTTTTTTACGTTTCTCAGCTTGGTATTATCTTGCTTTTCTTGCCTACGTATTCTCCGGATTTGAATCCGATTGAGTTGGTCTGGAAGGACTTGAAGCGTTGGGTTAATACTTATTATAATCTTGAATACGCTCTTGATTCAATGGAGGAGGAGTTCTATTATTTATTTTTGACCCATGATTACACAAGTTATTGGGTTAATAGGTTTCACGACGTGCTCGAGAAACTGAAGGAAGAAGCTAGTATGAAAAGGTTTTTATCAATTCTCCTTTATTATTTGTTCTCAAGTTCTATCAAGTTTAATTCATCAACTATTCAAACTTCTTTGAATGTTTTTCTATATTTTGTATTGGGAAATATTATTTTCTCCTTCGCGTCTATTAAGAAAAAGACTATAATATGTTTTATATAAGAGGCGGAGCGTATAGAGCCTATTTATGAAAAAGACTATAATCTATTCAAGAGAGATGGCTCCCTTGAATGAGGCCTACTTGAAGGAAGTCAAGAATATTAGGGAGGATCTGATATAATTTTACTACATGCTCTAGAATAAGATGACTGCATGAGAACAGACCCGGAAAAAAGAATATATTATAAATAAAGATCATATATTACATAATGATAGATTGTATATACGATTTTGAGAGTTGGTATCGACCATTTTTGGACAATTTTACCATATTACTTAAAATATTTCGGGGGTAAATATAATTATGGTAAATCTCTATGATTGCGCATTGACGATTGAGGAACTAAAGATGAAAGGCTATTTAGATATTTCTGAATTTAAAGAAAAAAATTATAAGAATGTGCATAAATTTATCCAATTCTTGACGAGGAATGAGATAGTTAAAAGAACAAGAAATCGTTTATTACTTCTAGGTGACTTTCCTAAGTACTTTATATATAACATTTCAATATTAACCAATATTAATAACGATCATAAAGAGGCTGAATCTGAAATTACAATAAATATAATACCCACAAGTAAATTATATCTAGTAGAAGTGAAGGAGATCTTAGGAAGAGTAATAGGTTATGAGAAAATAAGAATCAAGGAATCTATTATAAGCTATTCTAATTATAGTAAAAATTTTAACCTTGATTATGATCTACCGTCGTGGAATATAATATCGGTTAAAAGTAAATATTTTCATTTAATTGAATCAGATAATAATTGGAAATTTATAAAATATAATTTATTTCTAAATATTTTTAATTTCAATCTTAATGTTAAATTTCATTTTAATCCCAAAGACTATGGAATATTTTATTCAACAAATTTGGAAGATATGAGAATAAAATGTCCATTTAATAGTAACAATACAGTTAAGTTAAGTCTAGTCTTTCCCTTTAATACTGGACATTACTCTGTTAGATGGAAATAATTGATTCTGTGTTCATGTTTTATTAGATTTTTAATGCGTATTTCATTGCTGAATAGTCAACGTTGCTTTTCGTAAGCGGCTTGCCGTTAAGATAGTTTACGTTAGTATTACCGACAATTTCTTAGTAAAAAGTCTAACTTTATGGATTAGTTCAATTTTTCATATTTAGAACTAACACTGGCCCATTAAATGGGAAAATGAATACGCTCCTTTAACATTTTTTACGCTTTCATTATTCATGCAACTATTCAGATAAAAAGCTATTAAATGTTTGGATATCGGAACTACGATTCCTTTGACTTTGTTTTCCCGAGCATAAAAGCTACCTTCCATTTTAAGACTTTATAGCACTAACATTTCAGTAAAGTTATTAGACTTAATTAAGCCCTTCACATATAGTGTTTTTCACAATATAGTCCGAACAGTAAAGTTGTTAATATAAACGAGTTTAGGACAAGGGACAAGACTAAAAATTAGTTAAGGAAAAAGACTAAACAAAACAAATGCTTTTTTATATAAATGAAAATTTCAATATATTGAAATTATTATGAAAAACATACAAGTCCTTCGATTAATAATAGATAAGGCTAACATTATTTCTATATATCATTGTAGTGTTTTTCTTGGAATTTTCCTTAATTATATTTATATTTAATTTATTATAATTAATTATTAATAGTATAAGTATAATTAATACAATTGCGAATTCACCGATAGCTAACAATACTGCATAGAAATAAAAGTTTAATAAACTAGTGATCATTGATAAGGGTATTAAAATAGCCATAGTTGATATTAATAAGATAAGTAATTCCGTAAATAATTTGCTATAAAGCTTTATGTTTTTTGCTATTCTTTGTATACGCATTAGTTCTTCAATTTTATTTAAAACCACGTTTAGTTGATCTTGAATTGGTTTTATTTTTTTCATTGTGGCATTGTATATTTGATCCCAATCTTTTCCCTTCATACTAGTAATATATATCATTATTTCTTGGAGCAGATCAGTAACATTGCTATCACTTACTAACTCTGTTAAGAAAATGAGAAAATCTAAAGTCTTTTTCATACTGATTTCCTTTTGCTTCCTATCTATTTGTCTTATATATTTTCTCATAGCTACCTCTGCTGATATTCCAAAAATAATTGCAATCAAAAAAGTACTTAAAGACAATATGTTTAACAAAACTTTCTTCCTCTTTCCTCTATATCATCTTTTAATTAATTGCCTTTCATCCTTTAAGTCTTCTAAAGATTCCCTTATTTCCTTAAGCTTTTTTAAGAGATTAATATATTCCATGACTCTATTTAACTGCTCATATCCCTTAGCGGTTAGTTTATATTCATTGTTAACAAAAGTTATTAAACCCTTTTTTTCTAGCAATCCCGTATATTTGCAGAATAATCTATAGCTTAAGTTAGTTTTATACATTAGTCTAGTTTTCTTAATTCCTCCTTTACATTCTTCTAAAATACTGGCTATTATCTCCATCCTGTTTCTCTTTCTACTCATATGTTATAAAACGCTTTATTTTCATAAATAGATTTCTGCTCCTATATTACCATTATATAGCAGGTTAGACCAGCTAATAATTAAGATGATATAAAAATATCTGAGGAGAGTAAAGTTTATATTGATTGAATTTATATAACATAAAGAGCAAAAATTCCCTTTACATAAGGCCTACTATACATTTATTTTCACTTCAATAATATATTAATGTATAATTGTAATTTGTATTTCTTCTCAAAAAGTGATTAATATAGAGTCTTTTAACACCAATTCTAAGAGACGCTATATCCACTAATTGGTAAGTTAACTATCTTAACGTTAAAAATGCTAAACTATTTATTGAAGGTAACGCCAATCTTTAGATTAGGCGTTACTACTTATTGCCACTAACAAATTGGTATAAGCGTTCTTATTCATGAATTCCTTTTTAGAGTATAACACTTATTAGATCTATATGGATTTAAATATAAATAGTTTCTTAATAATTCAATATATATAAATTCTGAGCAAAACATGCAGCAAACTTTCCTATAACAGTTTATAAGATAAATTAATAAGATACAGTATCCTTATTTGTAAATAAACTATTTTTTAATATTAACTAGATTTTCTATTATTATAATACACATAAATAACGTCATTATCGATTATATAAAATCCGTTATCAAACGCTATTGGAACCTTGCCATATTGCTTAACCACTCTGAGAAAATCTTCCAAATTGCTTATCTCTATTAACATGTTTGTAGGTGGTGGTGAAGGTCCTCTTACTGATTGTCTCCTTATAACATCGTAAATACTGGGTAATCTAATAAAAATTATAGCAATACTTAGAAGTAAAAGAAATCCACCAAAATAGAAATAAGCGTAATTATATCCACTTTCCAGATTAACATATACTTGTTTATAGAAATTACCCGATATCGCAGGATCATTAACTACGTTAACGGTCACATTGGGATATCCTATATATATTAGAATTGAATTTGTATTATTAAAAGGTATATTTCCATAAGGATAATTCATGACACCATTAAAACTGATATTTAATATTATAGTATAACCTCCCGTTTGAATTTGTAATTGTTTATCAATAATATTCATTAGATTTTCATAATAGCTAAAATTGGGTATAAATATAGTCATTTCTTTATTTAATACTCCTCTTGTACTTCCTAAGCTTTTTGACCAATAATCAGTTTTGATACTCTCGTTAATAGTGTAAGTTCCATTAATAGAATTTGCAGTAGTATTTACTATAGCATTTACTGTGAAATTTTTAGTTAAAATATAAAACATTGAATTAGTATTTACTGTGGTTCGATTATTAAATAGTATCGTTTTATTTATATTAAATACTGTAATATAGTAAATATTAGTATAATATGAGGAAATAGGAATAGACTTGGATATAGTAATTTCATGATTAGACTTTATCCCTGAGTATATCAGAAATATTGCTGAGCTTATCAATACTATAGCTATAATAATTTTCATATATAATAGCTTAATATTCCCTCACCCCCTCCATAATAGAGAATGATTATCAGTAATTTCAAATTATTTAAATTATTTACTCCAAATTGGAAAAAAGGTTGATTCCCTTCTTCTATAAGTTCATTCGTTGCTGTTATATAATTTCCAGACAAATTATAGTAATTGCTACTTCCATACGCAATTATATAGACACATTTAACATATGTATTAAGATAACTAGATTGAATATTTATTTTTATAAGAGATATATTATTAATATATTGCTCCTGAATATTTATAATATTATTAGTTATGTATATATTGGAAGTATATAATGAAAGATCGAAGGCTGGAGTAAACATTGCAAGAGATATAATAGATATAAGAAATGCTATAATAGAAATATATAATAGAAAGAGTCTCATACCTTATTACCAGCCACAATTACTATAATAATAAAAGATAATAAAGCTAATGTATTGATAGAAGTATATAATAGTAACGATAATAGAGGAGCATTCATATTTATAGAAAAAGGAAGTAGAGTTACTATTACATAAGTCTTGACGATTAATTGATGCAAACCCCTGTAGCCACTTCCTAATATTGTAATTGTGACATTACGTGATTGCTTAGGGTAAAGTATAAAATAGTTATCAGTTATACTGTAATTTCCTTTGCCTAATACATTTATTGTAACCACTACTGGAAATAAAAGCTTGTCTGAAATTGAATAGGAATATTGTTTAGATTGGTTATATAAAATTACACCTAAATTTACTGCTGATGGTTGATTAACCCCTCCTGCCAAAATTCCTTGTTGATTTGATACTGAATAAACTATTGTATTATAAGTAGTAAAAATTGTAGAAAGGATTAACAAAAAGGAGAAAATGATTATTCCCAAACTGATTGTAAAGGCAACTTTCGAGAACTTAATGTCCTTTCCCTTTTTCGAGATACCAGTATTCAAAAAGATCAAGATAGAAAATAATACTATAGTAAAAATGATATTAGACCGTAGAAAGACGATAATTTGGCCTAAATAAGGAAATATAAGGGGTCTTCCATTTATTAGAATTGCCTTCCCATATACTTCAGAAGGCGTTATAGGGGGCATGTATATCTGATCAATAAAATTATTGTTTACGCCTTTTGTAATAAACGTATCATTAGGTAATCTACTGATAACTTGATGGATGATATAAGGAGGATATCCCGGTATTTTGCCGTAATCTGGATCTTTAAATACGATAATGCTTCCGTTAGTTATAGGCCCAGCTAAGGGTTCGGGAATAGTTAATACTACATCTCCAGGTTTAAGAACAGGGAACATGCTATATCCGTAGGTGATTGCTAGGAAAGTAGGCCTTCCAAACAAATTTGAGGAAGTTATTATTATAGAGAAAACAACTAATAATATCAATAATATATTTATCAATATTTTAAAAGACTTAGCTAAAGCGTAATATAAAAAATATGACATTAAAAAAACACCATACCTTATTTTCTTAACTACCTTTAACCTTTTATTTAGCTTTGATAGCCATATAAGTTCAGAGCTGCAGTAAATGTTGCACCGCTATTTCCTAGTGTACCGGTACTTCCTAGCAATACTAAGAAGTAAATGTTAGCACCCGCACTACCTCCAGATCCAATAGTAACTGATGTAGTTCCTATCTGGCTTGCAATATTGCTTGGCAAACCATAAGTTGCTAATACCCAAAATGACTGGCCGTTAATAGTAACCATGCCAGGAGTACTACCTGCTTGAATTTGAATCTCATTATTAGGGAAGCTTGTTAATTTTTGCACTAGAGTAGTACCTGGAGTTGCTAATACTAGAATTGTTATTGGTAAATTGTTTGTCTGGACGTTCTCTAAACTTGCAAACAGTTGTGCTTGCGCATTGCTATTACCTGGGTAGTTAAATTCTACTTCAGCTATTGCAAATAAGTAGGCTGCAGAATACATTATTGGTGTAGGATTGCTTACAGGGGAACCTGACGGTGGATCTATTTCTGCTGCATAGTCTGCAGTACCTGGTGCTATAGGCGGTAATGTTATACTAAGGCCTCCATTGCCAGAAACCGCAGAAAATTCTATTGGATCTATCTGTAGTAAAGCATTTTGACTGTCTATTTGAACTACTGATCCACTAGTTTGATTGCTTACCACGAAACCTACTACAAATGCTTGATAGACTAGTAGAGTCGCTAGTGCTACAGCCATAGAGATTGCAGCTATGAGTTTTGTATTCACGTTCTCACTAATTTTATGTGTGTTTCCAATATTTTTAAACCTAGTGTGCATTTGGGAATTTTAGCATATTGATTCTCTTTAAATTAAACAGAAAACTGATCTAACTTTAGTAAATGCCGTTATAAGAAATATCATGATATCAAGCAATTTATAGATATTTATATGTAATCACTTTTAATATAGCATATTAGTTTATGTAATATCTTACAACTAGCGTTAAAAAGTATATAATACTAAGCTGATAATGAAGGACGACATTAGCTCTTTACTAGATAGGACCATTATAAAATAGACTACCTATTCTCTGAAAACCTTTACCGGTTATAAGATCACCTAAATACATTATATATCTATAAAGGGCCCATAAAATAATTGATTGGTCTACTGGATCTTGGAGTGGTGATGAAGCTAATTGTGAGATTTGTGATTCTGATAATACTGAATTATATAATTGTATATTCTCTATATACGAAAACCAAGAAGATAGATTAAGTCCACCTTGTTGTGACTGAATCGGAAAATTATTGATCCATATGTAAGCAGGACTTTTATATTCTATTTGGATTTCAGCTGAGCTAACCATTTTTCCATTAATATATAACTGTGTATATCCGTTATTCCATGTTATACCTATATGAAAAGGCGTAGATTGAGGAGCAATACTGGAAACTTTCCCTGAACTTCCGCTAAAAATTATAGAGTTTTGAGTGTTTTGCAGAGTCCATACTATTCCTCTCTCAAGAGAACCATACGATAAGATATATCCTCCATAAGGGTTTTGCATTCCATTTACCCATGCAGAAATAGTAAATGAACTAGGCTCACCAATAGTTTGTTTTCCATTACATAATAGGAGACTTTCATACGTATTGGTAAAGAGTACATAGGGATTCAAGGAAAATATATTTCTTTTAGTTAACAAATTGTTTATTATACCTATAGTTTTATACCATAGTACTCTTATATTTCGTAGTTGCAAGGATAAGATAAATGGGAGACTATTGGAATTAACGTAAATAGTTGCGTTTCCTTCAATTTCTACATTACTCGAAATAGAAGGCGAATTAACTGGATAGAAATTACCAAAAATATCTATTTTTCCATATCCATACTTTGATTCCACGTACTCTAATGCTTCGTATATGCCACAAGTTCCAGATCCGTCACTACATTTCCCATCAAATAATATTTGTCCATCATTATCAATGGCTTTGTAACCTATCTCGGGATTGCCATAGACTATAGCAAAATATTCATATAAAGTTCTGTTTTTAGTTACTTGAAGTAGACTACTTTTAGGCTTGTTTCCTAAGAAGATTGCTAATCCGGCAATTGTACTTCCTGCTATGGCTAGTCCTATAAAATCCCTTCTTTTAAGCTTTACCATTATTTATTCCTTTTGAATCAAGCTTAAAAACATATCTATTATTTTAGTCTTAATTAGAATAATTTCATATTAATAGAATAGTTAATTTTAGCCTTAGATATACAATAATTAATTTATTATATTAGAATAGCAATCACGGAATTTTTCGTCAATTATCACCTTAGCCAAAATCTATTAGCTGCACTATTTAAAAACTAACGATTTTCAAAAGATGTTGGAAAATAGCCTATAAAGCGAAATCTAGGATAATACTTATTATCTTGTTATAAGATATTTAATTGCAAATGTGTACTACTCATTTAGAAGCTGATGAGTTATATTACTCAAATGATCCTAGAAATGTGTTACGTTTTTACGAAACGTTTGATTCAGCAGAAGAGCTAATAAACTGGATGAGAGCAAGACCTAAGGCAAACGTTAGTATTCATGAAGTGGAAGGTGATACTGATATAGTAATTGTAATTCCTACCGCAAATGTTAGTAGTGATTATGTTAAAATTGATTTGGACGTATATAAAGGATTTCATGTAATTTTCTGTGAGAGCTCTGGAAGGTATTTTAATTATGCTCATAGCGTAAATATATGTGTTAAGGAAGCAATGAAATATAATCCAGAATGGGTTATATTTTCAAATGATGATATATACAAGATTGATGAACCTTATATTTTACGAAATCAACTAAAAAAATTAGATTATAATGACGTTTCCGCAATTCTTCCTTCTGATAGAAATTATCAGTTTCATTACAGCGAACTTAGAATTTTGAAACCAACATTTATAAAAGGTTATAGGAGTTTTTTACTTGGTTCTTTATCATTAATATATGACGAGATACTTAGGAAGTCAGTTAAGGGTAATAATATGTCTTTAATATTACTTTTAGCTAGGGCTCAAATTTACTATACTAAATTGCTAAGGAGATTTAACTTGCCTTACGTAGATTTAAGAGTAGTTGATAAGACATTAACATATAAAATAAGAGACATAATTGAGAAATTGCTCAATGAGTATATAAATTCATTTACTATTAAAAAATTTGGTGATTTTGGGGGATTTAGCAGAGCTTTTCTAAACAGGAATAATGGCGTAAATTTTGATGAAACTTTTATAAATGGGGTTGAAAATTATGATCTATCTTTTAAACTTATGATAGAAAAAGTGCCGGTAAAAATAATAAGATATAGAAAAGGCTCTTATAAGGGTAGAAGTCTTGGAGTGGGTATAAATAATAGAGGAATATCTAGAAATTTTAGAAATTTCGCTAATTATATGTATTTTGCATACAAACATTATAATAGACTATTATATAATAATGATACAAAATCCACTTAATCAACTTGCATAGTATCTAAAGGGTTAAAAAGGTAATGCTAATTAACTTCATGAATAATAACACCAAGAGGCATTATTATTTATCACCTCTAAATTAAAATAGATTTTCGTTGATTTAGAGTTTATGAAAATACAGATGAGATAATATTTACGCTCTAAC includes:
- a CDS encoding winged helix-turn-helix domain-containing protein, encoding MSRKRNRMEIIASILEECKGGIKKTRLMYKTNLSYRLFCKYTGLLEKKGLITFVNNEYKLTAKGYEQLNRVMEYINLLKKLKEIRESLEDLKDERQLIKR
- a CDS encoding LamG-like jellyroll fold domain-containing protein; amino-acid sequence: MVKLKRRDFIGLAIAGSTIAGLAIFLGNKPKSSLLQVTKNRTLYEYFAIVYGNPEIGYKAIDNDGQILFDGKCSDGSGTCGIYEALEYVESKYGYGKIDIFGNFYPVNSPSISSNVEIEGNATIYVNSNSLPFILSLQLRNIRVLWYKTIGIINNLLTKRNIFSLNPYVLFTNTYESLLLCNGKQTIGEPSSFTISAWVNGMQNPYGGYILSYGSLERGIVWTLQNTQNSIIFSGSSGKVSSIAPQSTPFHIGITWNNGYTQLYINGKMVSSAEIQIEYKSPAYIWINNFPIQSQQGGLNLSSWFSYIENIQLYNSVLSESQISQLASSPLQDPVDQSIILWALYRYIMYLGDLITGKGFQRIGSLFYNGPI
- the aceA gene encoding isocitrate lyase, with amino-acid sequence MNIRDKWGEEEKRLEYEWSEDPRWKGIKRNYKPLDVVKLRGSIRIEYSIAKLASHKLWNLLNTEPYVATFGALTGSQAVEMAKAGLKAIYVSGWQVAADNNLSNQTYPDLSLYPSNSVPNLVKRLNNALLRADQISWSEGKRDIDYLLPIVADAEAGFGGPIHVFELTKALIEAGAAGVHFEDQLAAEKKCGHLGGKVLIPISAFIRVLNAARLASDVLGVPTILIARTDALNAKYLSNDVDETDNQFLTGKRTPEGYYEIRGGIEYAIARGLAYAPYADLLWFETSKPDLEEARQFAEAIHTHYPGKLLAYNLSPSFNWKKFMDDSKISKFMNELGEMGYKFQFITLAGWHLINYHTFKLARAYRNEGMPAYVRLQELEFQAQTEGYTAVSHQREVGTDYFDLVLTIASGGEASTTAMEGSTEAEQFVETKQKVLK
- a CDS encoding S24/S26 family peptidase → MSYFLYYALAKSFKILINILLILLVVFSIIITSSNLFGRPTFLAITYGYSMFPVLKPGDVVLTIPEPLAGPITNGSIIVFKDPDYGKIPGYPPYIIHQVISRLPNDTFITKGVNNNFIDQIYMPPITPSEVYGKAILINGRPLIFPYLGQIIVFLRSNIIFTIVLFSILIFLNTGISKKGKDIKFSKVAFTISLGIIIFSFLLILSTIFTTYNTIVYSVSNQQGILAGGVNQPSAVNLGVILYNQSKQYSYSISDKLLFPVVVTINVLGKGNYSITDNYFILYPKQSRNVTITILGSGYRGLHQLIVKTYVIVTLLPFSINMNAPLLSLLLYTSINTLALLSFIIIVIVAGNKV